The Lytechinus pictus isolate F3 Inbred chromosome 17, Lp3.0, whole genome shotgun sequence genome contains a region encoding:
- the LOC129280713 gene encoding monocarboxylate transporter 2-like isoform X2 has protein sequence MRALDDRSMQNICVSPFLFIGWVGSIAIGFHTLGSLVSNPLIARFGARPIAAIGLVMCFASLLITSFMPSITPMFFTFSALYGFGINMVLISSINLILKYFPYKNCSRATSMALIGTTSGMLAMNLFIYYLVTTVGWRNMFRIMAGIILALGVPSISTYSQPPKTPTQLDEDEKKKPVSAVEVSAAAKAKEAEAEGLMSPTESKVKSTEVRMDDQDVKVQIPGKPVCRSARITQRLKVLTFPELWFLALGLMGCAMTMSFYYVSMVNFMTTAGIVESKCALIMAVVAIAEVCGKACLAIFGDHLPFPKIYLFVAASVVGSGIMYSLFVAKTVAAMMCVAVVTGFLIMTVFDALPYSICNQVFGAARSVEACTVILVANGLGLILGSLFGESVDKTGSYDDAIYASIGIYVGATVLFCLVPIYQRCFAFDRYIMARTKPKVVNEFEAMGPFESWIFMPPSIESTVHLDYESSV, from the exons ATGCGCGCCCTTGATGATCGATCCATGCAAAACATATGTGtatccccttttcttttcatagGCTGGGTGGGTTCGATCGCCATTGGTTTCCACACCTTGGGAAGTCTGGTTTCCAACCCTCTGATCGCTCGGTTCGGAGCTCGTCCGATCGCCGCCATCGGCCTCGTCATGTGCTTCGCTTCCCTGCTCATCACCTCCTTCATGCCGTCCATCACGCCAATGTTCTTCACGTTTAGCGCCCTCTACGGCTTTGGTATCAACATGGTCCTCATCTCCTCCATCAACCTGATCCTCAAGTACTTCCCGTACAAGAACTGCTCCAGGGCAACCAGCATGGCGCTCATCGGAACAACTTCGG ggATGTTGGCGATGAACCTGTTCATCTATTACCTGGTGACCACGGTCGGATGGCGTAACATGTTCCGCATCATGGCAGGTATCATCCTAGCACTAGGAGTGCCCTCCATCTCAACATACAGCCAACCTCCCAAGACACCAACCCAGCTCGATGAGGACGAGAAGAAGAAACCCGTCAGCGCCGTCGAGGTCAGCGCCGCCGCCAAGGCCAAGGAAGCCGAAGCGGAAGGTCTAATGTCGCCCACTGAATCGAAAGTCAAGAGCACGGAGGTGAGGATGGACGACCAGGACGTCAAGGTTCAGATCCCAGGGAAGCCCGTCTGCAGGTCAGCGAGGATCACCCAGAGGCTCAAGGTCTTGACGTTCCCGGAACTCTGGTTCCTAGCCCTTGGCCTGATGGGTTGTGCCATGACCATGAGCTTCTACTACGTCAGCATG GTTAACTTCATGACTACCGCCGGCATCGTCGAATCCAAGTGCGCCCTGATCATGGCCGTGGTCGCCATCGCTGAGGTCTGTGGTAAGGCTTGTCTGGCTATCTTCGGTGATCATCTACCGTTTCCTAAGATCTACCTCTTCGTCGCCGCCAGCGTGGTCGGTAGTGGAATCATGTACAGCCTCTTCGTCGCTAAGACTGTTGCTGCCATGATGTGCGTTGCCGTCG TTACTGGATTCCTGATCATGACGGTGTTTGACGCCCTTCCTTATTCCATCTGTAACCAAGTATTTGGGGCTGCTCGCAGCGTGGAGGCATGCACTGTGATTCTGGTAGCCAACGGTCTCGGTCTCATCCTCGGGTCCCTATTCG GAGAGAGTGTCGACAAGACTGGATCATATGATGATGCTATCTACGCTAGTATTGGCATCTACGTCGGTGCGACTGTCCTGTTCTGTTTGGTGCCAATCTACCAAAGATGCTTCGCTTTTGATCGTTACATCATGGCCCGGACCAAGCCCAAGGTCGTCAACGAGTTCGAAGCAATGGGTCCATTCGAGAGCTGGATCTTCATGCCCCCCTCAATCGAAAGCACCGTCCATCTCGACTACGAATCCTCGGTGTGA